Proteins encoded by one window of Cyclobacteriaceae bacterium:
- a CDS encoding sulfurtransferase → MKQTILTTALFLFAFHLAFAESKPILVSAEWLQQHKSDPDLVILHVSFLRLDYEQEHIEGARFLWPGWLAPDSPEGSMNVPDLTQATQTLQSLGISSNSHVVLYHPRNEVSPTARMFLMLEYLGLRGNVSFLNGGVEAWKQAGFPVTKEIPTYKPGKFKPKINDLIVNKDFVIKNLESPYVTIVDARAKRFYDGDPTGYPRAGHIKGAVNIPYPELLNEANLFKSEAELQGYFTPVLPDKNKEAVVYCFIGQTASVVYMAGRMLGYNMKLYDGSLQEWTRIPELPMEKTEN, encoded by the coding sequence ATGAAACAGACCATCCTGACAACTGCCCTGTTCCTATTTGCCTTTCACTTGGCTTTCGCAGAAAGTAAACCCATCCTGGTTTCTGCCGAATGGCTTCAGCAACACAAAAGCGATCCTGATCTGGTCATTCTGCACGTCAGTTTTCTGCGGTTGGATTACGAGCAGGAACACATTGAAGGCGCGCGGTTTCTTTGGCCCGGATGGCTGGCACCGGATTCTCCGGAAGGAAGTATGAATGTACCTGATCTTACCCAAGCAACGCAAACATTACAATCTCTCGGAATATCAAGTAATTCACATGTGGTGCTGTATCATCCACGAAATGAAGTTTCACCTACCGCAAGAATGTTTCTGATGTTGGAATACCTGGGGCTAAGAGGAAATGTATCTTTCTTGAATGGCGGTGTGGAAGCCTGGAAACAGGCAGGATTTCCGGTAACGAAGGAAATCCCAACCTATAAACCGGGTAAGTTCAAACCAAAAATTAATGACCTGATTGTTAATAAAGATTTTGTGATAAAAAATCTGGAAAGCCCGTATGTAACAATTGTAGATGCACGTGCAAAAAGATTTTATGATGGTGATCCAACCGGATATCCGCGTGCAGGTCATATTAAAGGTGCCGTAAACATTCCCTATCCTGAATTACTTAACGAAGCCAATTTATTCAAATCAGAAGCTGAATTACAAGGCTACTTCACACCCGTGCTTCCCGATAAAAATAAGGAAGCCGTGGTTTATTGTTTCATTGGTCAAACCGCAAGTGTGGTATACATGGCCGGCAGAATGCTGGGCTACAACATGAAGCTATACGATGGCTCACTTCAGGAGTGGACGCGCATTCCGGAATTACCGATGGAGAAGACGGAGAATTAA
- a CDS encoding universal stress protein translates to MKRILVPTDFSENASHAIEYAAETAKAVGAELIILNVYVPPVSMQSAIHAVMAEDVGRETKAAKARLKTITDTIQEEYKGLACSYAVTVGEPVPEILGYAEENAVDLIVMGTQGASKMANVLFGSNTASIIEKASCPVLCIPFNLSYKKPEKILFATNFAYSDIDGAKKLVTLAKGFKSALIFAHVVVGAEETDAEREVIEKFASEIKLQTGYPQISGTVISDATINTGLDALIEKHSADIIALATRKRNVFQKLFNPSITKKYSYHTTVPLLAFHSPADDEQTGKDF, encoded by the coding sequence ATGAAACGTATCCTCGTACCCACCGATTTTTCTGAAAATGCATCGCACGCCATTGAATATGCGGCCGAGACAGCAAAGGCTGTTGGTGCAGAACTCATCATTTTGAATGTGTATGTACCTCCGGTTTCCATGCAAAGTGCCATTCATGCGGTAATGGCTGAAGATGTTGGTCGCGAGACAAAAGCAGCAAAGGCGAGATTGAAAACTATAACAGATACCATTCAGGAAGAATATAAAGGTTTGGCATGCTCATATGCTGTTACAGTCGGTGAGCCAGTGCCTGAAATTCTTGGCTATGCTGAAGAGAATGCGGTTGATCTGATTGTGATGGGTACACAAGGAGCCAGTAAAATGGCGAATGTGTTGTTTGGCAGCAACACAGCATCCATTATTGAAAAGGCAAGTTGCCCGGTACTGTGTATTCCGTTTAACCTATCGTATAAGAAGCCAGAAAAAATCCTCTTTGCCACAAACTTTGCCTACAGCGATATTGATGGAGCGAAAAAGTTGGTGACCCTGGCAAAAGGATTTAAGTCTGCCTTGATTTTTGCGCATGTAGTGGTGGGCGCAGAAGAGACCGATGCTGAGCGCGAAGTGATTGAAAAATTTGCCTCTGAGATAAAACTGCAAACGGGTTACCCCCAGATATCAGGTACGGTTATCAGTGATGCCACTATTAACACCGGACTGGATGCGTTGATTGAAAAGCACAGTGCTGATATTATTGCACTGGCTACCCGTAAGCGCAACGTATTTCAGAAATTGTTTAACCCCAGTATTACAAAAAAATATTCCTATCATACTACTGTTCCGCTGCTGGCTTTCCATAGCCCTGCCGATGATGAACAGACCGGTAAGGATTTTTAG
- a CDS encoding rod shape-determining protein, which yields MISMFKNRSFSIDLGNNNTLVADSTRMLLAQPSYIVFNSNHSVKAVGEQAYEMFEKTHEELTPVKPLRGGVIADFNSATLMIKELVNKAYTHKASFFSGYDHIISGVPYYTTEVERRALRDAIDQFNPRKRSLLFEPLAAAIGMGLNIREPEGKMVIDIGGGITEIVIISLSGIAAFESLKVAGDTFDMNIQDYFRRNFNMSIGLKTAEQVKIRAGAVLEEVDPIPDTIAVKGKDLMTGIPVTRKIDHREIALILEKSVASIERSIIQTLETCPPELAADIYQNGMHITGGSSLLRGLKQRFERHMKLPVHLDEQPLSSVSRGIARVLANPKKFTGVLID from the coding sequence ATGATCAGTATGTTCAAAAACCGAAGCTTTTCTATAGATCTGGGCAACAACAATACGCTAGTCGCGGATTCCACCAGGATGCTGCTTGCGCAGCCATCTTACATTGTTTTTAATTCAAACCACTCGGTTAAAGCTGTTGGCGAACAGGCGTATGAGATGTTTGAAAAAACCCATGAAGAGCTTACACCTGTAAAGCCTTTGCGTGGCGGTGTTATTGCTGATTTCAATTCGGCTACGCTAATGATTAAAGAACTGGTGAATAAGGCTTACACACACAAGGCCTCATTCTTTTCCGGGTATGATCACATCATTTCAGGTGTGCCGTATTATACCACTGAAGTAGAGCGAAGGGCGCTTCGTGATGCCATTGATCAATTCAACCCGCGTAAGCGATCGTTGTTGTTTGAACCCTTGGCGGCAGCCATCGGTATGGGACTAAACATCCGGGAACCGGAAGGAAAAATGGTAATTGATATTGGAGGGGGCATCACGGAAATCGTAATCATTTCCCTTTCGGGGATAGCAGCCTTTGAATCGCTCAAAGTGGCTGGCGATACGTTCGACATGAACATTCAGGATTATTTCCGTAGAAATTTTAATATGTCTATCGGGCTGAAGACCGCTGAGCAAGTTAAAATTCGTGCAGGCGCTGTGCTGGAAGAAGTTGATCCAATACCGGATACCATCGCTGTAAAGGGAAAGGACTTGATGACGGGCATCCCGGTTACACGAAAGATAGATCACCGTGAAATCGCCTTAATTCTTGAAAAGTCAGTTGCTTCAATTGAGCGCAGTATTATTCAAACCCTGGAAACCTGTCCGCCTGAACTTGCTGCTGATATTTACCAAAACGGAATGCACATTACCGGTGGCAGTTCATTATTGCGAGGCCTCAAGCAACGTTTTGAAAGGCACATGAAGCTTCCGGTTCATCTTGATGAACAACCGTTGTCGTCTGTTAGCCGGGGTATTGCCCGCGTGTTGGCTAACCCGAAAAAATTTACGGGTGTACTTATTGATTAA
- a CDS encoding pirin family protein has protein sequence MTKGTVIKSIKPLGFPWQTQDPFLFCVYHLDFYPKGNENLGPAASLAGRALGQDFAPNKEGWRMYHGEKVPGFPAHPHCGFETVTIVTKGLVDHSDSLGAAGRFGFGDVQWMTAGKGVQHCEMFPLLKQDDENPLELFQIWLNLPRSAKKAEPHFAMLWSDAIPVYEKTDANGKKTNVRVVAGELNGVVAPPPAPNSWAADPMHEVAIWTMKMEAGAVFTLPKASASVNRSLYFYTGDSISVAGQQFNKPKTIELHADHEVELLAGNTDCYLLLLQGKPIGEPVVQHGPFVGNTQADIQQAFQDYQQTQFGGWPWPSYEHVHSREKGRFARYPDGSEVVKS, from the coding sequence ATGACAAAAGGTACAGTTATCAAATCCATAAAGCCCTTGGGTTTTCCCTGGCAAACACAAGATCCCTTCTTATTCTGCGTGTATCACCTTGATTTTTATCCAAAAGGAAATGAAAATCTGGGGCCAGCTGCTTCGCTGGCAGGTCGGGCGCTTGGGCAGGATTTCGCACCGAACAAGGAAGGATGGCGCATGTACCATGGTGAAAAAGTGCCGGGTTTTCCCGCGCACCCGCATTGCGGTTTTGAAACGGTAACGATTGTTACAAAGGGTTTGGTTGATCATTCCGATTCACTGGGCGCTGCGGGAAGATTTGGTTTTGGTGATGTGCAGTGGATGACAGCCGGCAAAGGCGTACAACATTGTGAAATGTTTCCGTTACTGAAACAAGATGATGAAAATCCGTTAGAGTTATTTCAAATTTGGCTTAACCTTCCGCGCTCAGCAAAAAAAGCAGAACCACATTTTGCCATGCTGTGGAGTGATGCCATTCCGGTATATGAGAAAACCGATGCTAATGGAAAGAAAACCAACGTGCGTGTGGTGGCCGGTGAACTCAACGGTGTGGTGGCACCGCCCCCTGCACCAAACTCCTGGGCGGCAGATCCTATGCACGAAGTGGCCATCTGGACGATGAAGATGGAAGCCGGGGCAGTCTTCACGTTGCCAAAGGCCTCTGCTTCCGTTAACCGGTCGCTTTATTTCTATACCGGAGATTCCATTTCTGTTGCTGGTCAACAATTCAATAAACCGAAGACGATTGAATTACACGCGGATCACGAAGTGGAACTGCTTGCCGGAAACACCGACTGTTATTTGCTGTTACTTCAGGGTAAACCCATTGGTGAGCCTGTTGTGCAACACGGACCTTTCGTGGGTAATACACAAGCCGATATTCAACAGGCGTTTCAGGATTACCAGCAAACACAATTCGGGGGTTGGCCCTGGCCAAGTTATGAGCATGTGCATTCCCGTGAAAAGGGACGGTTTGCCCGTTATCCGGATGGGAGCGAGGTTGTGAAAAGCTAA
- a CDS encoding 1-acyl-sn-glycerol-3-phosphate acyltransferase, with translation MLARLILKAMGWKTEPVGPFPIKPKKYVVIVAPHTSGWDFIIGVLFRSVLRLTDARYLGKKELFKPPFGFIFRWLGGTPVDRSTSHNMVDEVVKIFERHERFAIALSPEGTRQRVERLRTGFYNIAKNAGVPIVMVGLDFKNKQVIFSEPFMTSNDQQKDFDHILRFFGPIEGKFPEQGLRHLLPAT, from the coding sequence ATGCTCGCCCGATTGATCTTGAAAGCCATGGGCTGGAAGACCGAGCCCGTTGGTCCGTTTCCAATCAAGCCAAAAAAGTATGTGGTAATTGTAGCACCGCACACCAGCGGCTGGGATTTTATTATTGGCGTACTATTCCGCAGCGTACTACGGTTAACGGATGCCCGATATTTGGGTAAAAAGGAGCTGTTCAAACCGCCTTTTGGTTTCATCTTCCGCTGGCTGGGTGGCACCCCGGTTGATCGCAGTACCAGTCATAATATGGTAGATGAAGTGGTGAAGATTTTTGAACGACATGAGCGTTTTGCGATAGCCTTATCTCCTGAAGGAACCCGACAACGGGTGGAGCGGCTGCGAACGGGATTTTACAACATTGCTAAAAATGCTGGAGTGCCCATTGTAATGGTGGGGCTCGACTTCAAGAACAAGCAGGTAATCTTTTCAGAACCCTTCATGACTTCAAATGATCAACAGAAGGACTTTGACCATATTCTTCGGTTCTTTGGCCCAATCGAAGGCAAGTTTCCCGAGCAGGGGCTTCGTCACTTGCTGCCCGCTACCTGA
- a CDS encoding VOC family protein: MRFFLSLLIAVSILLSSCSGNRTNERIDHIILVVNDLEKGMQQFEELTGVKPVFGGKHPNSFTQNALVALDRNAYIEILAPRTDVPAPDWIMQFRSLTPSGWAVYTSDIEATKQKLAEMGFSLSEVMSGARAKPDGNMLSWSTMGFTNKDTQVFPFFIQWGEDVVHPAASSPTGCSIMKFEITTENKDLDKLNEHFKLGISTSSGEPRLVLRLRTPKGVVTFPAY; the protein is encoded by the coding sequence ATGCGCTTTTTCCTTAGCCTGTTGATTGCTGTGTCGATCCTTCTTTCATCCTGTTCAGGTAATCGTACCAACGAACGTATTGATCACATTATTCTGGTAGTGAATGATCTTGAAAAGGGCATGCAGCAGTTCGAAGAATTAACAGGAGTAAAACCTGTGTTTGGAGGGAAGCATCCCAACTCGTTTACCCAAAATGCGCTGGTGGCACTTGATCGAAATGCGTATATCGAAATACTGGCTCCCCGCACCGATGTGCCGGCTCCCGATTGGATCATGCAGTTCCGAAGTCTGACACCAAGCGGTTGGGCGGTTTACACTTCAGATATTGAGGCGACAAAACAGAAACTTGCTGAGATGGGTTTCTCGCTGTCGGAGGTTATGTCGGGTGCACGGGCCAAACCCGATGGCAATATGCTTTCATGGTCAACCATGGGATTCACGAACAAAGACACGCAGGTGTTTCCTTTTTTTATTCAATGGGGTGAAGATGTGGTGCATCCTGCCGCCAGTTCACCCACTGGCTGTAGCATCATGAAATTCGAAATCACAACGGAGAATAAGGACCTGGATAAACTCAATGAACATTTCAAGCTTGGCATTTCTACGTCAAGCGGTGAGCCCAGGTTAGTATTGCGTTTGCGAACACCAAAGGGTGTTGTGACTTTCCCCGCTTATTGA
- a CDS encoding alpha/beta hydrolase-fold protein: MKTVFVFLFTLVSIVGLAQGGMLKESLKVKSAILNKEVEYSVYLPPDYAYSSRKYPVLYLLHGYTDDETGWTQFGEVKAIADKQIENQEMTSMIIAMPDGGVSWYINSADGKVKYEDFFIKEFIPHIEATFQVRKEKQFRAIAGLSMGGHGTMIMALKYPDMFAVAAPLSAGIFTREELVNMPEQNWNNVFGPPYGSHVGEARVTDHLNKNWILCLVRDASADELKKVKYYIDCGDKDFLIKGNMELHALLIDKKVPHEFRVRDGIHNWDYWRTALPEVFRFVTATFHR; the protein is encoded by the coding sequence ATGAAAACTGTTTTTGTATTTCTATTTACCCTTGTTTCCATTGTTGGCTTAGCTCAAGGGGGTATGTTGAAGGAAAGTTTGAAGGTGAAAAGTGCCATCCTGAATAAAGAGGTGGAATATAGCGTCTACCTACCTCCGGATTATGCTTACAGCAGTCGTAAGTATCCTGTCTTATACTTACTGCATGGCTACACGGATGACGAAACCGGATGGACACAATTTGGCGAAGTGAAAGCTATCGCGGATAAACAAATCGAAAATCAGGAGATGACCTCCATGATCATTGCTATGCCCGATGGAGGAGTGAGCTGGTACATCAACAGTGCGGATGGTAAAGTGAAGTATGAAGATTTCTTTATCAAGGAATTTATTCCGCACATTGAAGCCACCTTTCAGGTAAGAAAGGAGAAGCAATTCCGGGCTATAGCCGGTCTTTCCATGGGTGGTCACGGAACGATGATCATGGCGCTCAAGTATCCGGATATGTTTGCAGTGGCAGCTCCGCTAAGTGCAGGAATTTTTACACGAGAGGAGCTTGTAAACATGCCAGAACAAAACTGGAATAATGTATTTGGCCCGCCTTACGGAAGCCACGTTGGTGAGGCGAGGGTTACGGATCACCTCAATAAAAACTGGATACTTTGTCTGGTTCGTGATGCTTCCGCTGACGAGTTGAAAAAAGTAAAATACTACATTGATTGTGGCGACAAGGATTTTTTGATCAAGGGAAATATGGAATTACACGCCTTGTTGATTGATAAGAAAGTGCCACATGAATTTCGGGTGCGTGATGGAATTCACAATTGGGATTATTGGCGAACTGCTTTGCCCGAAGTGTTCAGGTTTGTAACGGCTACCTTTCATCGGTAA
- a CDS encoding acetamidase/formamidase family protein, with product MMRYLFISLIVITACNTRVEVTEKESPEAKVVPEPQYSLSSKQTHNKFSRSIAPVLNVKSGAVIEFFTEEATDGQLNPGSTVEDLSKLSFDPIHPLTGPVFVEEAEPGDVLAVTLHKIEIGDWGWTAIIPGFGFLAEDFKEPYLKTYTFNKDDKKVKFNNHIHIPVKPFAGVLGVAPDIDSLLSTIPPRANGGNMDDPNMTEGTTVYLPVFVEGALFSIGDAHVTQGLGEVCGTAVEAPMRFIVELNLIKGKRKIQEPQYETDAYYATTGFDTTIDGATKKAVRYMIEYLVAEHGMDRNDAYALCSLAGDLHIAEVVDMPHMLVSMHINKSLFADPKHYTLLKK from the coding sequence ATGATGCGCTATTTATTTATTTCATTGATTGTGATTACTGCCTGCAACACCCGCGTTGAAGTAACCGAAAAGGAGTCGCCTGAAGCGAAGGTTGTTCCCGAACCACAGTACTCACTCTCCAGTAAACAAACCCACAATAAGTTCAGCCGAAGTATTGCGCCAGTGCTGAATGTGAAAAGTGGTGCCGTGATTGAATTCTTTACCGAGGAAGCAACGGATGGCCAGCTAAACCCTGGTTCAACCGTTGAAGATCTTTCTAAGTTAAGTTTCGATCCGATTCACCCGCTTACCGGACCTGTATTTGTTGAAGAGGCTGAACCAGGCGATGTACTGGCAGTGACGCTGCACAAAATTGAAATCGGTGATTGGGGTTGGACAGCCATCATACCCGGCTTTGGTTTTTTAGCAGAAGACTTCAAAGAACCCTACCTGAAAACCTACACCTTTAACAAGGATGATAAGAAGGTAAAGTTTAACAATCATATTCATATTCCGGTAAAACCGTTTGCCGGAGTGTTGGGTGTAGCGCCTGATATAGATTCGTTATTAAGCACCATTCCGCCTCGGGCTAACGGAGGTAACATGGATGATCCGAACATGACGGAAGGGACAACTGTATACTTACCTGTTTTTGTAGAAGGGGCTTTGTTTTCGATTGGTGATGCACATGTGACACAAGGCTTGGGTGAAGTATGTGGTACAGCGGTAGAAGCCCCCATGCGTTTTATCGTGGAGCTGAACCTGATAAAAGGCAAGCGCAAAATTCAGGAGCCACAATACGAAACAGATGCGTATTACGCCACCACTGGCTTTGATACAACCATTGATGGAGCAACGAAAAAGGCTGTCCGATACATGATCGAATACCTGGTAGCTGAGCACGGTATGGATCGGAACGATGCCTATGCGCTTTGCTCGCTGGCGGGCGATTTACACATTGCTGAAGTGGTGGACATGCCCCACATGTTGGTATCCATGCATATCAACAAAAGTTTGTTTGCTGATCCGAAGCACTACACGCTCTTAAAAAAATAA
- a CDS encoding DEAD/DEAH box helicase has translation MKNFQALGLSAGLAEAVQIIGFETPTPIQEKAIPLLLTGTRDFIGLAQTGTGKTAAFGLPLLELVDENSSATQALVLAPTRELGLQIVSDLENFSENFKKLNIVAIYGGASISEQIRKVKRGAQIVVATPGRLIDMLGRKAINLSTIQYVVLDEADEMLNMGFKEDIDEILSKTPDTKITWLFSATMPREVRAIANNYMTDPMELTVGDKNTGNVNIEHQYVVVHDRDKYSALKRLLDFHPDIFGLIFCRTRIDTQRVAEMLMKDGYNADSLHGDLNQAQRDKVMMKFRNRSVQILVATDVAARGIDVESITHVIHMNIPDEMEFYTHRSGRTARAGKKGISIALVNSKETGKIRQIEKAVRTTFTRIPVPSGPEVCQKQLLALMKKVHDVKVNESEIEAFLPAVYEELKDLTKNELIKRFASIEFNRFLDYYRNAPDLNVNASSSDRGAERYSTGDRFFINLGKMDNLEKADLLEMLDECCKVGKKHVGKIDIKGAYSFFEVEKEKSDAIISGLQGVEFEGRQVRVELTEGRRESSSKKSKGGRGRSYEGSNNRRGAGRRR, from the coding sequence ATGAAAAACTTTCAAGCGCTCGGCTTGTCGGCCGGGCTGGCTGAAGCTGTGCAAATTATTGGCTTCGAAACGCCTACCCCTATTCAGGAAAAGGCAATTCCACTTTTATTAACAGGCACTCGCGACTTCATCGGACTGGCACAAACCGGTACCGGTAAAACTGCTGCCTTTGGTTTACCTCTACTGGAGTTGGTTGACGAAAATTCTTCGGCTACACAAGCACTGGTCTTGGCACCAACCCGTGAACTCGGGCTCCAGATCGTGAGCGACCTGGAAAACTTCTCTGAAAATTTTAAAAAACTGAACATCGTAGCCATTTATGGTGGCGCGAGCATCAGCGAACAAATCCGTAAAGTAAAGCGTGGTGCGCAAATCGTTGTGGCTACTCCCGGTCGACTTATCGACATGCTGGGACGCAAGGCCATCAACCTGAGCACCATTCAATATGTAGTATTGGATGAGGCCGATGAAATGTTGAACATGGGCTTCAAGGAAGATATTGATGAAATTCTTTCCAAGACTCCAGACACCAAAATCACCTGGTTGTTCTCGGCTACCATGCCCCGTGAAGTACGGGCGATTGCCAACAACTACATGACCGACCCGATGGAATTGACGGTGGGTGATAAAAATACCGGCAATGTCAACATCGAACATCAATATGTTGTGGTTCACGATCGCGATAAATACAGTGCCCTGAAGCGCTTACTGGATTTCCACCCCGATATTTTCGGGTTGATCTTCTGTCGTACCCGTATCGACACCCAACGCGTTGCCGAAATGTTAATGAAAGATGGCTACAATGCCGACTCCCTGCATGGCGACCTGAACCAGGCACAGCGCGATAAAGTGATGATGAAATTCCGGAACAGATCTGTGCAGATTCTGGTGGCTACCGATGTGGCAGCCCGTGGTATTGATGTGGAAAGTATCACCCATGTGATCCACATGAATATTCCGGATGAAATGGAATTCTATACCCACCGAAGCGGTCGTACCGCCCGTGCAGGTAAAAAGGGTATCTCAATCGCCTTGGTTAACTCAAAAGAAACCGGCAAAATCCGCCAGATTGAAAAGGCGGTTAGAACAACCTTTACCCGGATACCCGTACCATCAGGCCCTGAAGTATGCCAAAAACAATTACTCGCCCTGATGAAAAAGGTGCATGATGTGAAAGTAAATGAATCGGAAATTGAAGCCTTTTTACCGGCTGTTTACGAGGAGCTGAAAGACCTGACCAAGAATGAATTGATCAAGCGTTTTGCTTCCATTGAGTTTAACCGCTTCCTGGATTATTACCGCAATGCCCCCGATTTAAATGTAAATGCATCCTCTTCCGACCGTGGCGCAGAGCGCTACAGCACAGGCGATCGCTTCTTCATAAACCTGGGTAAGATGGATAACCTGGAAAAGGCCGACCTGCTGGAGATGCTGGATGAATGTTGCAAAGTGGGCAAAAAGCATGTTGGGAAAATTGACATCAAAGGCGCTTACTCCTTCTTTGAAGTAGAGAAAGAAAAGAGTGATGCCATCATTTCAGGCCTGCAGGGCGTTGAGTTTGAAGGCAGACAAGTACGCGTTGAGTTGACCGAAGGAAGAAGGGAAAGTAGCAGCAAGAAAAGCAAAGGAGGCCGCGGCAGATCGTACGAAGGCAGCAACAACCGAAGAGGTGCTGGCCGCAGACGATAA
- a CDS encoding energy transducer TonB: protein MGLFHEPKKTSKADLEKFRPLVFNLSLVITLLLVIAAFEWEGSVTGEKKVVAVDKSDFEEIIEVPQTEIPPPPPPQVIQQPRIVEVPDQEEIEEEIKVQFDIDVTDQSVSQEFKIETQPVVEEEEVDKIFLVVEQPASPKGGMSAFYEFVSKNIHYPSQARRMGVEGKVFVEFVVEKDGTLSSFTVIKGIGAGCDEEAIRILQLSPAWFPGKQRGQPVKQRMVLPIHFKMAQRV from the coding sequence ATGGGACTATTTCATGAACCTAAAAAAACAAGTAAGGCTGATCTTGAGAAGTTCCGCCCCTTGGTGTTTAACCTGAGTTTGGTAATAACCTTACTGCTGGTGATTGCTGCCTTTGAGTGGGAGGGAAGTGTAACAGGTGAAAAGAAAGTAGTGGCTGTTGATAAATCTGACTTTGAAGAAATCATCGAAGTTCCGCAAACAGAAATTCCGCCACCACCTCCACCGCAGGTAATTCAACAGCCCCGAATTGTTGAAGTGCCCGATCAGGAAGAGATTGAAGAAGAAATCAAGGTGCAATTTGATATTGATGTGACTGATCAGAGTGTATCGCAGGAATTTAAAATTGAAACACAACCAGTTGTTGAAGAAGAGGAAGTTGACAAGATATTTCTGGTGGTTGAACAACCGGCATCTCCAAAAGGAGGTATGTCTGCTTTCTACGAATTTGTTTCAAAAAATATTCACTATCCTTCCCAAGCCAGGCGAATGGGTGTTGAAGGAAAAGTTTTTGTGGAATTTGTGGTAGAGAAAGATGGTACGCTATCTTCTTTCACCGTGATTAAAGGAATCGGAGCCGGTTGTGACGAAGAAGCCATTCGCATATTGCAACTATCGCCCGCGTGGTTTCCTGGTAAACAACGCGGGCAACCGGTTAAGCAACGCATGGTGCTGCCCATACACTTCAAGATGGCACAACGGGTTTAG